The following are encoded in a window of Colletotrichum lupini chromosome 3, complete sequence genomic DNA:
- a CDS encoding FAD dependent oxidoreductase has protein sequence MPDLQDSILIIGAGTFGLSAAYHFTRAGYKSITILEKGTSVPSSLSAGNDVNKIVRAEYEDPFYTELALQAMSEWADNELFAPHYHQTGYLLANSAAAPEKTKKTLAKSLESIRVHPAWAGRINPIKNREDIAKSAPALDGPMQGWEGYFNQFAGYAHAANALKAVYEYIKAQGVEIHTGENVASLTYDGDKCIGARTTSGKDFKAATTILMVGASLGNVLPSVGRQVTAKAWSVLHIQLQPEEAARLKGIPVTHARDLGFFFEPEPGTGILKLSPSGGGYTNYSTTTGLSTPPEKNDFVPEVDVRRIRKLPQETLPGLADRPFVDQHICWCADTADSDYVIDAVPGKKGLYLATGDSGHGFKMLPVVGQWIKDLVEKGKQDIVRWKWKEGSDAGQNVSWRAGEVVDLKDI, from the coding sequence ATGCCTGACCTGCAAGACTCAATATTGATCATTGGCGCTGGCACCTTTGGCCTGTCAGCGGCGTATCACTTCACCCGTGCCGGGTACAAGTCCATCACGATTCTCGAGAAAGGAACATCCGTTCCCTCGTCTCTCTCGGCGGGCAACGACGTCAACAAAATTGTCCGCGCAGAATATGAAGACCCCTTCTATACTGAGCTGGCCTTGCAGGCCATGTCGGAATGGGCCGACAACGAACTATTCGCGCCGCACTACCACCAGACGGGGTACCTCTTAGCCAACTCAGCAGCAGCGCCGGAAAAGACGAAAAAGACCCTAGCTAAATCTCTTGAGAGTATCCGGGTGCATCCAGCTTGGGCTGGTAGGATCAACCCGATCAAGAACAGAGAAGATATCGCCAAATCTGCGCCGGCACTGGACGGGCCCATGCAAGGATGGGAAGGGTATTTCAATCAGTTCGCGGGTTATGCGCATGCCGCGAATGCGCTCAAGGCAGTCTATGAATACATCAAAGCCCAGGGAGTCGAGATCCACACTGGGGAGAATGTTGCGAGCCTCACGTATGACGGGGACAAATGCATTGGCGCCCGCACGACTTCAGGCAAAGACTTCAAGGCAGCGACCACGATTCTTATGGTCGGGGCTTCGCTCGGAAACGTGCTCCCTTCCGTCGGCCGTCAAGTCACGGCAAAGGCATGGAGTGTCTTGCACATACAACTCCAGCCGGAGGAAGCAGCGCGCTTGAAGGGAATACCGGTCACACACGCTCGGGACTTGGGTTTCTTCTTTGAGCCAGAACCCGGCACGGGCATCCTCAAGCTTTCCCCAAGTGGTGGAGGCTACACCAATTACTCGACGACGACAGGCCTGTCCACGCCTCCCGAGAAGAACGACTTCGTGCCCGAGGTTGACGTGCGTCGAATTCGAAAGCTGCCCCAGGAGACCCTTCCGGGCCTGGCTGATAGGCCTTTTGTCGACCAGCACATCTGCTGGTGTGCCGATACGGCGGACTCGGACTATGTCATCGATGCTGTGCCTGGGAAGAAAGGCCTGTATCTGGCGACAGGCGACTCGGGCCACGGCTTCAAGATGCTTCCGGTGGTTGGACAATGGATCAAGGACTTGGTAGAGAAAGGAAAGCAAGATATCGTTCGGTGGAAG